The Anomaloglossus baeobatrachus isolate aAnoBae1 chromosome 4, aAnoBae1.hap1, whole genome shotgun sequence genome contains the following window.
GAGCTGACACTCTAATGTCCAGAATACAAAGAAATAGTGGAATGGAGAGATCCGCTGATCCCATAGACGCACATATGCGTGCACAGCGTCATTGTGCTACAGAGCTGCCATGATCATTACTTACAGCTTACACTCTGATGTTACATAGTCTGGTGTACAATATTGTAAAACTACTAGACAGCGTATTTCTGGGCTGCAGAGCTTGCGCTCAAATTTATTAGTGAATCTGTAGAATACAACGTAATGGAAAAAATATAAGGTTCTAAGAAAAGTAGACGCTAATCTCAAACTTTCTATTGCTGTGATAGGAAAAGCGCAGACTCGTGGGTGAGGCGGACAGGATAGAGCGGGAGCTGGAACTGCAAAGGCTGCAGCTGCAGCAGCTGAAGGTAAGAATGATGTTGGAGAAGACTGTTACCCCTGCGACCATCAACCAATGGTAAAACTATACTAGTAGGATAAGTTGTTGTCCATGGTATTGCCAGTAAAGGTCTGAATGAACAGGCCTATATGACAGTGTAACAGCCCATGGGCTGGTCAGAGTTCTCGAGAGGGCTATGGGACATTCCTGGTCCTCGTGCGTTGCTGTTTTTAAGGATTGGTCCTCAATTTGTTACTACTTTGTGGCTACATTAGCCCATGGTCCGGTCAGAGTTCTCGAGAGGCCTATGGGACCTTCCTAATTTTCAATTTGTCACTAATTTTTGATTATCTAGAACCCAAAACCTAATGTGGTTCTTTTCTTCTCTCTTTGCCCAGAGGAAGTCTCTACGGAATCAATGGTTTATGGATGGTGCGGTTCCAGCAGAAACAGAAAATCCTCTCAGTGAGACGGAAAACAAAATAAAGCAACTGGAAGACGAGCTGGAGAGGTGAGTCAATGGCAGCCATAGAAGCTGAAAGTGGAGTAAATTCACGTGACAGTCGGGAAGTGACTGCTCTATTCTTCTTCTAGCCTCAAGTTACAGCTGCTCTATTTGGAAAACCCAGAACTGAAAATTGAAAACTTGAAGAAACAGCAGGTAGCTCCAAAAATGAGGTTTTTTGGCCAACAATCCAACTTTTTTTTTAGTGTTGTTCAATATGACTCCAAAACTATGGTCTGATAGGATTTTATTcctatatttttattatttcaggTGTCTAGCACACAAGTGATAAATGGCGATCGAAGTCAACAGAACTCGGATCAGAAAGACCCGACGCCTGGAAAGAGAGATGTTCAAGAAGAACACAAAGTCATAGCAGAAGAAGACGTACAGCCTAATGGGGAGAGCGAAAAACAAGAAGAGGTGGTTGTCCCATCACAAAAAGACCCTAAGGATGTGGTGATGGGACATCCAGTACCGGCTCCTCGAGGCATAAGAGTTTCAGCAAGTCATTCAATCGAAAAGAATCAAGACCAAACATCTCCAGATCTTAAAACTGGAATTGTGCAGGAAGAACATGAGAAGGAAAAGAAGACTTCAAATCATAGTCTAGAACCTCAGAATGACGAATCCAAGAACTTGGGTCGAAATGAGGAGCTAAACGATGGAAGTCTTGACCAGGAACATAGAGACCAAGATGTTCTAAACCAGAATTTTGGTCTAGACAAAAGACTGGAGATTGAGGAGGAAAATGCGGAACATCTGACTAAGGATCTAGAACTTAAAGATCTTAGCTTCAATGCAGAAGGTCTTAATGCAGAGATCGCAAATGAAAACATGAGGaatgatttggacagtcagtatAACGTGGTCAAGGTAACGGTGCTTGACAAAAGTGACCAACATGAGAATGAGATGCAACCATCATTAGTTCTGGTGAAAGAAAATGAGGCCCAAGAAGAACCATTGGTGA
Protein-coding sequences here:
- the PALM3 gene encoding paralemmin-3 isoform X1, giving the protein MLWYVNKAIFCFLCSIKMGETQIYSQRLFGITEKRRLVGEADRIERELELQRLQLQQLKRKSLRNQWFMDGAVPAETENPLSETENKIKQLEDELESLKLQLLYLENPELKIENLKKQQVSSTQVINGDRSQQNSDQKDPTPGKRDVQEEHKVIAEEDVQPNGESEKQEEVVVPSQKDPKDVVMGHPVPAPRGIRVSASHSIEKNQDQTSPDLKTGIVQEEHEKEKKTSNHSLEPQNDESKNLGRNEELNDGSLDQEHRDQDVLNQNFGLDKRLEIEEENAEHLTKDLELKDLSFNAEGLNAEIANENMRNDLDSQYNVVKVTVLDKSDQHENEMQPSLVLVKENEAQEEPLVKVNSVHNSQDVEEKQVSVSVIQGDQHHDQNEESVHSACQEESVDPLPVLIGLNKKQDLESTSLPLHQSLVIMSSHQEQSTKSPWSDPDSSASLPHEDLVSQVQISQVVVITTPGPPFVEEPAHNSSQQGPSSNHHIQSGTAEASTPAENQPLLHKPPETDTQPGPHGSNTAETRDKSTPGKKKSCQCCVVM
- the PALM3 gene encoding paralemmin-3 isoform X2 — protein: MGETQIYSQRLFGITEKRRLVGEADRIERELELQRLQLQQLKRKSLRNQWFMDGAVPAETENPLSETENKIKQLEDELESLKLQLLYLENPELKIENLKKQQVSSTQVINGDRSQQNSDQKDPTPGKRDVQEEHKVIAEEDVQPNGESEKQEEVVVPSQKDPKDVVMGHPVPAPRGIRVSASHSIEKNQDQTSPDLKTGIVQEEHEKEKKTSNHSLEPQNDESKNLGRNEELNDGSLDQEHRDQDVLNQNFGLDKRLEIEEENAEHLTKDLELKDLSFNAEGLNAEIANENMRNDLDSQYNVVKVTVLDKSDQHENEMQPSLVLVKENEAQEEPLVKVNSVHNSQDVEEKQVSVSVIQGDQHHDQNEESVHSACQEESVDPLPVLIGLNKKQDLESTSLPLHQSLVIMSSHQEQSTKSPWSDPDSSASLPHEDLVSQVQISQVVVITTPGPPFVEEPAHNSSQQGPSSNHHIQSGTAEASTPAENQPLLHKPPETDTQPGPHGSNTAETRDKSTPGKKKSCQCCVVM